The Rhododendron vialii isolate Sample 1 chromosome 8a, ASM3025357v1 genome has a window encoding:
- the LOC131336440 gene encoding uncharacterized protein LOC131336440 isoform X1: MWDALFDLDFPDSDSDSNLCDDEFGLVQLFGDKKPDMELPPSGSPRAYSWSDDDSGCDNEDITVPVEKSDGFDVRYAYRMVISDKTGLDFKMFSQVAVEEYNRRFKDANSELEFVKVLMALSKLCAFIMLYLTFEAKDLADGGTIKIYQAVVWWTANDVKVLSFRLKPPEDEQEGSGNHGNEWFWKGH, translated from the exons ATGTGGGATGCATTGTTTGATCTGGATTTTCCGGATTCAGATTCAGATTCAAATTTATGCGACGATGAGTTTGGCCTCGTTCAGTTGTTTGGGGACAAAAAACCAGACATGGAGTTGCCTCCTTCAGGATCACCAAGGGCGTATTCATGGAGTGATGATGATAGTGGTTGTGACAATGAAGACATAACCGTACCAGTTGAGAAGAGCGAT GGGTTTGATGTACGTTATGCCTATCGGATGGTCATAAGCGACAAGACTGGCTTGGATTTCAAGATGTTCTCGCAGGTTGCGGTGGAGGAATACAACCGTCGCTTCAAG GATGCAAATAGTGAGCTGGAGTTTGTGAAGGTTTTAATGGCACTGTCTAAGCTATGCGCTTTTATCATGTTATATTTAACCTTCGAGGCCAAGGATCTTGCTGATGGAGGGACGATTAAGATCTATCAAGCTGTGGTGTGGTGGACGGCAAATGATGTGAAGGTGCTATCCTTTAGGCTTAAACCTCCTGAGGATGAACAAG AAGGTTCAGGCAATCATGGGAATGAATGGTTTTGGAAAGGTCACTAA
- the LOC131336440 gene encoding uncharacterized protein LOC131336440 isoform X2 yields the protein MWDALFDLDFPDSDSDSNLCDDEFGLVQLFGDKKPDMELPPSGSPRAYSWSDDDSGCDNEDITVPVEKSDGFDVRYAYRMVISDKTGLDFKMFSQVAVEEYNRRFKDANSELEFVKVLMALSKLCAFIMLYLTFEAKDLADGGTIKIYQAVVWWTANDVKVLSFRLKPPEDEQGSGNHGNEWFWKGH from the exons ATGTGGGATGCATTGTTTGATCTGGATTTTCCGGATTCAGATTCAGATTCAAATTTATGCGACGATGAGTTTGGCCTCGTTCAGTTGTTTGGGGACAAAAAACCAGACATGGAGTTGCCTCCTTCAGGATCACCAAGGGCGTATTCATGGAGTGATGATGATAGTGGTTGTGACAATGAAGACATAACCGTACCAGTTGAGAAGAGCGAT GGGTTTGATGTACGTTATGCCTATCGGATGGTCATAAGCGACAAGACTGGCTTGGATTTCAAGATGTTCTCGCAGGTTGCGGTGGAGGAATACAACCGTCGCTTCAAG GATGCAAATAGTGAGCTGGAGTTTGTGAAGGTTTTAATGGCACTGTCTAAGCTATGCGCTTTTATCATGTTATATTTAACCTTCGAGGCCAAGGATCTTGCTGATGGAGGGACGATTAAGATCTATCAAGCTGTGGTGTGGTGGACGGCAAATGATGTGAAGGTGCTATCCTTTAGGCTTAAACCTCCTGAGGATGAACAAG GTTCAGGCAATCATGGGAATGAATGGTTTTGGAAAGGTCACTAA
- the LOC131336438 gene encoding uncharacterized protein LOC131336438: MGKQKSAKKLTLRDFHDQIDNGMVFLMSKLSLLMKKDDEADDNDLVVAMAIDNIVQDATMVSMVTIDAWPKLGTVNCSPGLKTSAKAAEHGAEVIMTPPQLDKPEGETTTWTKWKILLTNEVKIGRLSKHLKKAPIVYENGQVMIPTNIFENGAMKWKNVIVSCFVDKQLSYFQVRSWAQQVWKTDAEDVITLGNGFFVFNFGDTETLDSILENNPYFCGGKHIVIKKWHPGMHLTKGAFSSVPAWVKLYNVPLESWTEDGLSYIASYIGNPLSSDDFMQNHSQLTFARVCIEVEAAKEILKSFVVSLGYGEPYEIRVEVPWTPQACNICKKFAILLMLAQSSPKLLLFKCGKPRSQ, translated from the exons ATGGGTAAACAAAAATCGGCTAAAAAATTAACTCTACGGGACTTTCACGACCAAATTGATAATGGTATGGTTTTTCTGATGTCGAAATTGTCTCTGTTAATGAAAAAAGATGATGAGGCAGATGATAATGATTTAGTGGTGGCAATGGCAATTGACAACATAGTTCAGGATGCAACTATGGTGTCGATGGTCACCATTGATGCATGGCCGAAACTTGGCACAGTCAACTGCAGTCCTGGATTGAAAACTTCGGCCAAGGCAGCTGAGCATGGTGCAGAAGTGATCATGACACCACCTCAAT TGGACAAACCAGAAGGTGAAACTACTACTTGGACAAAATGGAAGATTTTACTTACCAATGAAGTTAAAATTGGAAGGCTAAGTAAACACCTTAAGAAGGCTCCAATTGTGTATGAGAACGGTCAAGTCATGATTCCgactaatatttttgaaaatggggCTATGAAATGGAAAAATGTCATTGTGAGCTGCTTTGTTGACAAACAATTATCCTACTTTCAAGTTAGATCCTGGGCACAACAGGTGTGGAAAACGGACGCTGAGGATGTCATCACCCTAGGCAACGGTTTTTTTGTGTTCAACTTTGGGGACACGGAAACTTTGGACTCCATTCTTGAGAACAACCCATATTTCTGTGGGGGCAAACATATTGTGATTAAAAAGTGGCATCCTGGGATGCATCTTACTAAAGGCGCCTTCTCTAGTGTTCCGGCTTGGGTTAAACTCTACAATGTTCCCCTTGAATCATGGACTGAAGATGGATTGAGTTATATTGCTAGTTATATCGGTAATCCCCTTTCCTCAGATGATTTCATGCAAAATCATAGTCAGTTGACGTTTGCTCGTGTCTGTATTGAAGTGGAAGCGGCAAAGGAGATTCTCAAGTCCTTTGTTGTTAGTTTGGGTTATGGTGAGCCATATGAAATTAGAGTAGAGGTTCCTTGGACACCCCAAGCCTGTAACATTTGCAAAAAATTTGCCATACTACTAATGCTTGCACAATCTAGCCCCAAGCTCCTCCTCTTCAAGTGTGGAAAGCCAAGGAGCCAGTAG